The segment GCTAGTAATATCGGCTCTGGATGAGGCTTTACATGTGTAACATCATCTATTCCTACAATAACATCAAATAAATGACCTGCTCCTAACACCTTCAATCCACGGGCTAACCCGTCCTGACCTTTCGTAGACACGATCGCTAATTTTATCCCCGTTGCATGCAGTTGCTCCAGTGTTTCTAAAACCGCATCATAGCCTTTTACAAGCTCATCGTGATGGAGGGCATTCCACTCTTTATATTTGACAATCATTTCATCTGTTTTACCAGGTGTTAATTCGTCAAAAGTCTGCTGCAATGACGGACCGATGAATTTTAAGCAATCTTGCGTCGAATATTGCCCAGGAAATATTTCGTCAAAAATCTGCATAAATGTTTGGACAATCAAATCATTTGTGTCGAGTAATGTTCCGTCAAAATCAAATAATAATGCTTTCGTTTTCATCGCGATGCCCCTTATTTCTTTTAGAAAAACCGCTCGCAATCATGCAAACGGCTTTCTACTTTTATTTTTTATCTAAATAGCGTACAACTGGTTTAACAGTCATACGTCGGTAAACAATCGCAATAATACCCACCGCAATACCAATAATGGATACAACCTGAGCGGAACGTAAATCGCCAATT is part of the Solibacillus sp. FSL K6-1523 genome and harbors:
- the ppaX gene encoding pyrophosphatase PpaX, whose translation is MKTKALLFDFDGTLLDTNDLIVQTFMQIFDEIFPGQYSTQDCLKFIGPSLQQTFDELTPGKTDEMIVKYKEWNALHHDELVKGYDAVLETLEQLHATGIKLAIVSTKGQDGLARGLKVLGAGHLFDVIVGIDDVTHVKPHPEPILLALQKLGVTKEQAIMIGDNSHDIEGGQNAGVRTAGVAWSAKGELFLQQFNPDYMLQHMHDLIEIVKGD